CCGAGCCTTTCGATGGGAAAGCTGGTCAAGAAAGCGTTCGGCGTAATGTCGATGGCACTGGGTGTCATAATGCTGGGGGCTTCCATCTATATGTTTTTCGAGGGCGATTCCCCGGAGGGCAAACGCAGCAGACCGGTAGGAGGGCTGATCATGGCTTCGATCTTCATGGGCGTCGGCAAGAAATGGCTGTTTGACGAATAGCTGTCTGGGCTGTGTGAGGTGGGTTTGAAGTTCAGTGAGTTTCGTTTGAATCTTCCGGCAGTCTGCTTTTGACAAATGCGGCGAGGTTTTCGGCATCGTCTGTCCCCACGCGGAGCGTTCCCTTTTTGAGTTTCAGGACCACGCAGTCACGGCCCCAGAGATTCATCACCCAGCCCCCGCGGAGGCTCATATGAATACCCCAGCCATCCAGAAAGCTGGTGCGACCGACTTCGACACCGACGATGTCTTCGTAGAGTACGGCCCGCTGAAACAGGGGAATGGGGCCGAAGCGAATTCGCAGGCGGTCGATTTCGTCGGCTACAGTCAGATGGTGAAAGGAGGCCGCGAACAGAAACACGAGCATCGCCGAACCACTTAGAATCCAGGTCAGGAACGGTTGAGGTGGTTCATTACGACAGTACCAGGCAACTCCGGCGAGCATGGCTGCGGTGGCGTAGACCAGGAGACACAGAGGACCGTGCTGACGATGATAGTAGATGGCGAGGCTGCTCATTGTTGTGACTCCTGTTCACAGTTGATAACCACCTCTATTTTAGCAGATTTCTCTCTGTGAACTCGAACTTCTCCGATTAAATTTCTGTCTTGAATCTGACGATTCATTTCGAGTTATTGAATGCCAAAAAAGGAATTTCACCATGTCCAATCAAACCATCAACTTCTACAGCGTCAGTGAGGCTTACGGTGAATTCTCCAACTTTGCCGGGTTTCCGATTGAGCTGGACGGTAAACGCTGGCCGACGTCGGAGCATTATTTTCAGGCGCAGAAATTCAAAGAGACTTCACACCAGGAAGAGATCCGCAAAGAACCGTCGCCGATGCGGGCTGCCCGGATGGGACGGGAGCGGAAGCGACCGCTACGGAAAGACTGGGAATCGGTCAAAGATGGCATCATGCGGCAGGCCGTGCTGGCGAAGTTTACGCAACATGCAGAACTGCGGGAACTGCTGCTCTCTACGGGAGAGAGTCGTCTCGTCGAGCATACGACGAACGATGCTTACTGGGGAGATGGCGGGGATGGCAGCGGTAAGAATCGGCTGGGGCAGATTCTGATGGAGATTCGCCGGACGCTGCGGGAGGCGGGGGATACGGAAGAGGAAGCGTAGCGGGACTCAGGGGAAGTCGATGTACTCGGGTGGAACCCGATCGGTTAACCAGACCTGATTCGGAGTCACAAAGAATTCAAACCCGGCTTGAGACATCTCTCCCGAGCGGATCTTCAGTAACACGGGTTTACCCCGCCGCTGCCCGACCGCCAGTGCGGTATTTTCATCTCCATGCAGATGCACGTGATGACGTTTCATCTTCTTGAGTCCCTCGCGGGAGATCACTGCGACAAACTGTTGCGGCGTACCGTGAATCAGGAACTCAGGGGGAATCGCAGCCTCGTAGCCCAGTTCAATTTTGACTGAGTGCCCCTGGTTAGCCCGGATGCGGGTGCCGTCATCGCTGAAGGAGAACCGCTGTTTGTCATTCGAATGTACGACATGCTCCAGTGTTTCCCGCGACATCTTCTTACCATGTTCGTCGATCGCAGAGAGTAACGTCTCTACATCGACCCAACCCGATTCATCCAGTTGAATCCCGACGGTCTCCGGCTGATGTCTGAGAATCAGGCTCAGAAATTTACTTTTCCTTTTGATATCCTTTTCGTTCATTTCATTTTCCTTTTCTTACTTTTTCTTTTCATAGTTGATTGTTTTTTGTTTGTTCTATTTCAGATTAGAGCGACACCTGCCGCCTGCATTTCCTGCAGGGCTCGCTGAATATCACCCTCGTTCAGATCGACGCCCCGACAGCCAGCCTGCACCAGATTTGTTTTCAATCCGTGCCTGACCGCATCCAGGGCCGTGAATTTCACGCAGTAATCGGTGGCAAGTCCCATGATGGTGACTTCACTCACATTGCGTTCGTTTAAATAGTCACCCAGGCCGGTCGCCTGGCGATGCCCGTTATCGAAGAACCCGCTGTAACTGTCGATGCTGGTATCGGTGCCTTTCGGGATTACCGCATCAATCTGCTCCTGATCCAGATCAGCGTGCAGTTCGGCTCCCGGGGAACCCTGAATACAGTGTTCGGGCCAGAGAATCTGCTCCAGCCCATTGAGATCGATCAGCTCACCAATTTCCCGATTGGGGTGCTGGCTGGCGAAACTCAGATGATCTGGCGGATGCCAGTCCTGGGTCGCGACGACCAGTTCGAATTTCGGTATCCACTGGTTGGCTACTTCCACGACGTCATCGCCGTCGGGAACCGCCAGGGCACCGCCCGGCATAAAGTCATATTGCAGATCGACTAAGATTAAAGCATGCATCATGCGACTCCTCGGTTCAATAGGGCGGAAGCAGGCGTCTGCCTCCCAGGCTGATCACCACGGCAGCAAACAGCAGATTCCGCGGAATCGTAGCCAGCCAGTGCATCGGAGGAGGTGCCTGCGGATCCGCAGTCTCGTCCATTTGCGACAGACACTCCGCCAGCGATTCCATCCACGCGATGGTACGCGGCCATTCTGCCAGTTGCTGTTTCCATTCACCGGGAATCACTTCGACTCCCAGATTCGCTCCACTGATGGCTCCGACGATCGCAGCCACACTGTCGGCATCGCCCCCCAGCATGACGGCATTTTCAACTGACTGCCGAAAATCGTCTGCAGAATAAGCCCAGCAGTAGAGCGCCGCGGGAACAGTCTGGTTAATGTAACCGGAGATTCCATCGCTCCAGCCCTGGTCGTGTGCGTACTCTTCGGGAGTACTCTGACGTGCGAGATGTTCGACTGCGTTCTCGATTGCCGACTTGAGTTCTGCATCCTGAATCTGTGAGACGCTGTTACCAAGAAATTCCCGCGGGCTTTGTCCTGGCTCTGTCAGTGACAGTCGCGCCGCACGGGCTACCAGAAGTGCGCCCTCTTCAGCACGGGGATCTTTGTGAGTGATTCTTGAGCTTCGCAGTACCAGTTCCTGCAGGTGTGACTCGGAAGTTGCATAGAGCCCCAACAGTGCAGAACGCATGGCCGGCCCATTCCCTGCACTGAAGACGCCGCTGTTTTGAGGAGCAACGCCAACTAACAGTTTCAGACAGGAGCGAAGCGTGGCCCGGCCGATCCCGGCCGGCAGAGTTAACAGCCAATGCTTGAGGTCCCGCCCCAGTCGTCGTTCGAAATCTTCAGGCACACCCCGGGAGAGCACCAGGGCTCGTCCGACCATCAGGGTGTGTTCGGTATCGTCGCTGCAATACCCCCTGTTCAAAAACAGATCGGGAGAAAGTGGAGGCCCCCCATACAGGCGTCGGGAACGTTTGCGGGATAAGCCTTCCCGTTTCAGTCCGACGGCATCTCCGACCGCGGTACCCAGTAAACACCCTAGAATACGAGAGTAATTGTCCATGGTTCAGATCTCGAAGTGAAACCCCTGTTTGGTCAGGCGTTTGTATTTGCGACGGTCGAACTGATACAGACGCGCGGCTCGATGCGCGACATCCGTCTCGACTTCGTCCAGTTCAATGAGGATTCCCATACTGAGAATCTTTTTACGAAAATTACGCTTATCCAGCGGTCGATCCAGAATGACTTCATACAGATGCTGAATCTGCCTTAAGGTAAATTTGGGAGGCAGCAGTTCAAAGCCGATGGGCTGGTAACGGACCTTACCCCGCAGACGTTCATGAGCCATTTCCAGAATCTGGTCGTGGTCAAAGGCCAGCGAGGGGATGTCGTCCACCGCGAACCAGGCGGCATTCCGGGCATCGGTGGCCGCCTGCACCCGGTGGTCCGACAGATTCACCAGGGCATAGTAAGCTACCGTAACGACACGCTCCCGGGGATCCCGGTTCACGGTTCCGAAGGAATACAGCTGTTCGAGATAGACATTTTTCAGACCGGTCTCTTCACTCAACTCACGCAGGGCGGCCTCGTCCAGTGTTTCTTCCAGCCGAACAAACCCGCCCGGGAGTGCCCAGTCCCCTTCAAACGGGGGCAGGTCCCGCTGAATGAGCAGAATCTGCAGATCATCTTCATCCAGGCCAAACACGACGCAGTCCACCGTTAATGCAGCCCGCGGATATTCATAGCTGTATTTCATCACAAACCCTTTATTGTCTCACAGATCTTTTTTATGTCTCTATCTAATTCAGCCAGTCAGCATCCAAGGCTGGTTTTTTAATTCATGCCAACGATCATTGTGCTTCTGCCACACGACGGAGTTCCGCCAGTTCTTCTGTAAAGCCTCCCGAGAGAATGGGAAAACGGCACCAGGTTTTCGGATCCAGATTCTCATCGTCGAGGTGAAACGAGGGGGCGTACCGTTCGCGTTTCCACTGGTTCCGCGACCAGAGCCGAAAGAAGCGTTCGATCCATGCCACCAGTTGTGCGGGCTGCTCTGCGGGAAACTCGACAAGTGCCAGTCGGTAGAGCTCCACAGGACTATGCTTATCGCGAATCGCAGCTCGCTCGACCCAGTCCAATAATTCGTAAGGCATCAGATCCTGTTCGTCCTTCTGCTCTGCTTCCTGCGGACGCAGTTCTGCGGTCGGCTCCTGCTGATTGATCAGGTTCAGTTCGGGAACCGTACCTACCTGCAGCGGACCGACCGTTTCCATCCATCGCAGCCAGCTTCTGAGAAACACTTTATCGATCCCGGAGATTGGCGACAGACCGCCGCACGTATCGCCGTCCATCGTGGTATAGCCCACAGCTGCTTCCGAACGGTTACTGGTGGACAGCAACAGGGCATTTCGTAGATTGGTAATCATCCAGACTCCCGGTGCCCTGCTCCGGGCCTGAATATTCTGGAGTGGAATATCATCGGTTTCCCAGCTCAGCTCCCGCCCGACAGCTTTCGATACGAGATCGACATATGCCTGTGTGATGGCGTCGACATCCAGATTCAGAAAATCGGCGCCGATCCCCTCAGCCAGCCCGGCCGCGGCGTTCGCCGTCGTTTCGGAACTGTTGCGGGTGGACTGATAGACGCAGGTTAATAACCCATTGATCAACCCAGCGAAGCCGGATTCCGATTTGGTCTCGGGCAGGTAAGCAAGCTTTTGGGATAAACCCTCTGACCCCAGTTCGGAGAGTCCCAGTTTGAGCATGGCCCAGACCAGGACCGCAGCCGCTGCTGAGTCCGCACCGCCACTCAATGAAATCACAAAGCCCTGAGACCGGCTCTTACGCAGATAGTCGAATAACGCGAGTGCGACGGCCCGCGTGAACTCTTCCTCTTTGATCGAGTCCGAACGTTCCCAATCTGCAGCCTGGCAGTGCAGGGTTCGAAACGGAATCTCCGGAAACTGGTAATCGGCTATGATCGTAGTCTCGCGGAAAGCTCCCGGCCGGGGTTGAAAACTGGCCAGACGGGCGCGATTCATTCTGGTTAAATCAATGTCGACGATCGCGGACGTTACGGAGACATCCTGAAACGAAAGCCGCTGTCCCTCTGCCAGCAGCGAGCCGTTACTGGCGATTAGTGTAGCACCGTCATAGATGATGCGTCCCGCTTCGTTCCCCAGTAGATTGGAATAAACGTAAGTCACGCCGTACGCCCGAGAGCTTTCCTGAACCAGTCGCCTGCGGATTTCCTGTTTGCCAAAGGCGAAGTGGCTGGCACTCGGATTGAGAATCAGATCGACGGCTGCCTGCGAGAGTTCACGTCCGGGGCGACGTGCGGCCCAGGCATCTTCACAGATTTCGAAACCGAGCCGGACACCGTCTACTTCAAAGATCAAATTGCCAATCGGGTATGCCTGACCTTGAATCGTGACTTCACCCACGCACGTGGAATCCCAGGCTTTGAACCAGCGTGGTTCATAATGAATGCCATCGCCGG
This genomic interval from Gimesia chilikensis contains the following:
- a CDS encoding NADAR family protein produces the protein MSNQTINFYSVSEAYGEFSNFAGFPIELDGKRWPTSEHYFQAQKFKETSHQEEIRKEPSPMRAARMGRERKRPLRKDWESVKDGIMRQAVLAKFTQHAELRELLLSTGESRLVEHTTNDAYWGDGGDGSGKNRLGQILMEIRRTLREAGDTEEEA
- a CDS encoding RNA 2'-phosphotransferase; translation: MNEKDIKRKSKFLSLILRHQPETVGIQLDESGWVDVETLLSAIDEHGKKMSRETLEHVVHSNDKQRFSFSDDGTRIRANQGHSVKIELGYEAAIPPEFLIHGTPQQFVAVISREGLKKMKRHHVHLHGDENTALAVGQRRGKPVLLKIRSGEMSQAGFEFFVTPNQVWLTDRVPPEYIDFP
- the pncA gene encoding bifunctional nicotinamidase/pyrazinamidase → MHALILVDLQYDFMPGGALAVPDGDDVVEVANQWIPKFELVVATQDWHPPDHLSFASQHPNREIGELIDLNGLEQILWPEHCIQGSPGAELHADLDQEQIDAVIPKGTDTSIDSYSGFFDNGHRQATGLGDYLNERNVSEVTIMGLATDYCVKFTALDAVRHGLKTNLVQAGCRGVDLNEGDIQRALQEMQAAGVALI
- a CDS encoding ADP-ribosylglycohydrolase family protein, whose protein sequence is MDNYSRILGCLLGTAVGDAVGLKREGLSRKRSRRLYGGPPLSPDLFLNRGYCSDDTEHTLMVGRALVLSRGVPEDFERRLGRDLKHWLLTLPAGIGRATLRSCLKLLVGVAPQNSGVFSAGNGPAMRSALLGLYATSESHLQELVLRSSRITHKDPRAEEGALLVARAARLSLTEPGQSPREFLGNSVSQIQDAELKSAIENAVEHLARQSTPEEYAHDQGWSDGISGYINQTVPAALYCWAYSADDFRQSVENAVMLGGDADSVAAIVGAISGANLGVEVIPGEWKQQLAEWPRTIAWMESLAECLSQMDETADPQAPPPMHWLATIPRNLLFAAVVISLGGRRLLPPY
- a CDS encoding NUDIX hydrolase, coding for MKYSYEYPRAALTVDCVVFGLDEDDLQILLIQRDLPPFEGDWALPGGFVRLEETLDEAALRELSEETGLKNVYLEQLYSFGTVNRDPRERVVTVAYYALVNLSDHRVQAATDARNAAWFAVDDIPSLAFDHDQILEMAHERLRGKVRYQPIGFELLPPKFTLRQIQHLYEVILDRPLDKRNFRKKILSMGILIELDEVETDVAHRAARLYQFDRRKYKRLTKQGFHFEI
- the nadE gene encoding NAD(+) synthase → MKLIQIAAVGLNQTPLDWSGNATRVRQAIDAARNEGASLICLPELCLTGYNCEDTFFSIDVQQRALSALLELLPLTKGTVVSVGLPLMYGGALYNCACLIADGQILGFVAKNHLAGDGIHYEPRWFKAWDSTCVGEVTIQGQAYPIGNLIFEVDGVRLGFEICEDAWAARRPGRELSQAAVDLILNPSASHFAFGKQEIRRRLVQESSRAYGVTYVYSNLLGNEAGRIIYDGATLIASNGSLLAEGQRLSFQDVSVTSAIVDIDLTRMNRARLASFQPRPGAFRETTIIADYQFPEIPFRTLHCQAADWERSDSIKEEEFTRAVALALFDYLRKSRSQGFVISLSGGADSAAAAVLVWAMLKLGLSELGSEGLSQKLAYLPETKSESGFAGLINGLLTCVYQSTRNSSETTANAAAGLAEGIGADFLNLDVDAITQAYVDLVSKAVGRELSWETDDIPLQNIQARSRAPGVWMITNLRNALLLSTSNRSEAAVGYTTMDGDTCGGLSPISGIDKVFLRSWLRWMETVGPLQVGTVPELNLINQQEPTAELRPQEAEQKDEQDLMPYELLDWVERAAIRDKHSPVELYRLALVEFPAEQPAQLVAWIERFFRLWSRNQWKRERYAPSFHLDDENLDPKTWCRFPILSGGFTEELAELRRVAEAQ